A stretch of DNA from Actinomycetota bacterium:
GCATGCCTCGCTCGTACTGAGGCGCTGCGTTGCATTGGCGCGCCTTCCCTCGACGCGTGTGACGGAACCTACCGGCGGGTAGGATGCGGCGCGGAGCAAGCTGTTCCTAGACTCGCGCGTCCTGAACAGGGAGGCTCGGTGGTTGGCGCCATCTTGATCTCGCTCGCGCTCGCGGCGGCGATCGCGATCTTCGCCCGCCGGACGTTCCTGCTGTATCGGTTGGTGCGGCTGGGGCAGCCGGTGAACCGCTTCGACGATCTCCCGAAGCGCCTGGAGCTGGAGACCACGGTCGTGCTGGGGCAGCGGAAGCTGCTCCAGCGGACCGTCCCCGGGCTGATGCACGCCTTCATCTTCTGGGGGTTCCTGGTCCTTTTGACCACGATCCTCGAGGCCATCGGGCAGATCTACTCCCGGAGATTCGACATCCCGCTGATCGGCGGGAGCGCAGGGCTGAACCTGATCCAGGACCTGTTCGCCGCACTCGTGCTGGTCGGCGTGGCCACGGCCTTCCTCATCCGGAAGGTGCAGCGGCCCGACCGGTTCCAGGGGTCGCATCTGCGCGAGGCCGACTACATCCTGCTGTGGATCGCGGGCATCATCTTCACGCTGTTCGGGATCAAGTCGACAGCCATCGCCATCGCGGGAGGCGGCGGCTCCAATCAGTCCTGGTACTTCATCTCCAATCCGCTCTCACACCTGTGGACGGGCCTGGGCCCGCACGCGCTCTCCAGCCTGAACTACGCGTTCCTGTGGGCGCACGTCACCCTGATCCTGGCGTTCCTGGTCTACATCCCGTACTCCAAGCACCTCCACATCATCACCAGCGAGTTCAACGTCTTCTTCTCCAACACCAAGGCCCGGGGGAAGCTCCGGCCGTTGAAGATCGACATGGAGGCGTTGGAGACCTCCGACGAGATACCGACGCTCGGCGCCGCCACGCTGGAGGACCTCACCTGGAAGGAGGCGCTGGACCTCTACGCGTGCACGGAGTGCGGCCGGTGCCAGAGCGTCTGCCCCGCCTGGAACACGGGGAAGCCGCTCTCGCCGAAGCTGCTGATCATGAACCTCCGGGACCACCTGTTCGACCAGGGACCGAAGATCCTGGCGGCGCGGAAGGCCGGCCAGGACTACGAGAAGGCGCCCCTGAACCCCGACGTGGTCGACGACGAGGTGGTGTGGTCCTGCGTCACCTGCGGTGCGTGCATGCAGGAATGCCCGGTGAACATCGAGCATGTCGACCACATCGTCGACATGCGCCGGAACCTGGTGATGGCGGAGTCGCGGTTCCCGGCCGAGGCCGGGACCCTGCTCAGGAACCTGGAGAACGCCAGCAACCCCTGGGGCATGACGCAGGGCACCAGGGGCGACTGGGCGAAGGATCTCGACGTGCCAACCTGGGAGGGGAACGGCCAGGCGCCCGAGTACCTGTACTGGGTGGGGTGCGCGGGCTCGTTCGACGACCGGGCCCGGAAGATCTCGCAGGCCGTGGCGCGGGTGCTCCAGAAGGCGGGCGTGTCCTTCGCCATCCTGGGGCCGGAGGAGCTGTGCAACGGCGACCCGGCCCGGCGGATCGGGAACGAGTACCTGTTCCAGACCCTCGCGGAACAGAACGTCGAGACGCTGAACTCGAAGGGCGTGAAGAAGATCGTGGTGAACTGCCCCCACTGCTTCAACACGCTCCGCAACGAGTACCCCGACTACGGCGGCACGTACGAGGTGATCCACCACACCCAGCTGTTCGCCCGGCTCATCGACGAGGGCCGGCTGAAGCCGACCGAGGACGTCGAGGGCCTCATGACGTACCACGACCCCTGCTACCTGGGGCGGCACAACGGCGTGTACGGCGAGCCCCGGCGCGTCCTCGACGCCATTCCCGGCCTGGAGACGGTCGAGATGCCTCGCCACGAGGAGCGCGCGTTCTGCTGCGGAGCCGGAGGTTCCCGGATGTGGCTGGAGGAGCATCTCGGCAAGCGCATCAACCGGGAGCGGACCGAGGAGGCCATCTCCACCGGCGCCAAGCGCCTCGGGGTGGCCTGCCCCTACTGCCTGATCATGCTGGACGACGGGTCCAGGGACAAGGGCGGAGCCATCGAGGTGCTGGACGTGGCGCAGGTGGTGGCGCGCTCGATCGGCGTCGACGGGGGCCCCCGCCCGGCCCCGGAGTCCCCCGCCCAACCCTGAGGGTCCGCCGCTCGCCCTCCGCCACACGACCGTCCGGCCCGGGCGCCCCTCCGCCTGCGGCCACGCCCCTCCCGGACGGCCGAGGCCATGTGCTCAAGCCTCCAAGTGGAACGGCCGAAGAAGAGGCTAGGCCAAATGGGTGGAGTCCCTGTGAGCGAAGACAACCTGGGGTCGGCAGACGCCAGAGGCGTCCGGAGGACCAAGGGCGTACTCCGGCACTGTGCCGTGGACCCGTTCCGGAGGCCCCGCCGCCTCCCAGATTTCGGTTGTGCGTTGCTTGCTCCCCCCCCGGTGGCCGGGACTAGAATGTCCGGCTACGCCCAGTTCACCGCTTTCTTCACCGTTCCGGCAGAGCCGGGAGCACGGGCTGGGGCACTGAGTCACTCCGGCAGCAGCCGGGGTGGCCGGCGCCGGGTGGGGTCGTAGGGGCAGGGGACGCGGTGTCATGCAGCGCGTCGTCGACCCCCCCAACAGGGCTCATGTTTCCGAGGACCGGAGGAAGACCGACGTGAACGAACCGGCGGCCATTCATGCTGCCTCCCCCGTCGCGGAGGAGTGCAGACGCCTGGCAGAGCTGTTGCGCCTCGATGTCGTCGGCGTCGCCACGACCTCGGGCGGCGAGCGCAAGCTTGCGCTGTGGACGGACCCCAACGGTCCGCCCGTGCCGGCGCGCGTCGACGACGTCCTGGAAGGCCCCG
This window harbors:
- a CDS encoding (Fe-S)-binding protein, with amino-acid sequence MVGAILISLALAAAIAIFARRTFLLYRLVRLGQPVNRFDDLPKRLELETTVVLGQRKLLQRTVPGLMHAFIFWGFLVLLTTILEAIGQIYSRRFDIPLIGGSAGLNLIQDLFAALVLVGVATAFLIRKVQRPDRFQGSHLREADYILLWIAGIIFTLFGIKSTAIAIAGGGGSNQSWYFISNPLSHLWTGLGPHALSSLNYAFLWAHVTLILAFLVYIPYSKHLHIITSEFNVFFSNTKARGKLRPLKIDMEALETSDEIPTLGAATLEDLTWKEALDLYACTECGRCQSVCPAWNTGKPLSPKLLIMNLRDHLFDQGPKILAARKAGQDYEKAPLNPDVVDDEVVWSCVTCGACMQECPVNIEHVDHIVDMRRNLVMAESRFPAEAGTLLRNLENASNPWGMTQGTRGDWAKDLDVPTWEGNGQAPEYLYWVGCAGSFDDRARKISQAVARVLQKAGVSFAILGPEELCNGDPARRIGNEYLFQTLAEQNVETLNSKGVKKIVVNCPHCFNTLRNEYPDYGGTYEVIHHTQLFARLIDEGRLKPTEDVEGLMTYHDPCYLGRHNGVYGEPRRVLDAIPGLETVEMPRHEERAFCCGAGGSRMWLEEHLGKRINRERTEEAISTGAKRLGVACPYCLIMLDDGSRDKGGAIEVLDVAQVVARSIGVDGGPRPAPESPAQP